The following proteins come from a genomic window of Dreissena polymorpha isolate Duluth1 chromosome 1, UMN_Dpol_1.0, whole genome shotgun sequence:
- the LOC127860217 gene encoding uncharacterized protein LOC127860217 — protein sequence MDSDFNFLQNMTVASKTGLAGLCWITLYGLVRGDTLDDCEYLDLSKSQRTSVLQCSRYGCCGDFKARHCCTGPFAIVGGVFGGILLFLIVAIVVGILCNKYKSQNAVRQIPTISARTYNEIPEPTPPLPTPRVYNPSRLHPPPFRKVPQKPGTSKCDNDVMSSDSSSSQSITELLDSAEQLTKSEEIRTAKRNIKQIAPHLHILPSGTNSSGNNEIHPPPSILHLPRFTRPRR from the exons ATGGATTCGGATTTCAACTTTTTACAAAACATGACAGTGGCCTCGAAAACCGGCCTAGCAGGTTTATGTTGGATTACTTTATATg GTCTGGTTCGAGGGGACACCCTAGATGACTGCGAGTACCTGGACCTCTCCAAGTCCCAGCGGACCAGCGTGCTGCAGTGTAGCCGCTACGGCTGCTGCGGAGACTTCAAGGCCAGACACTGCTGCACCGG ACCTTTCGCCATAGTGGGTGGAGTGTTCGGCGGCATTCTTCTGTTTCTCATAGTCGCCATTGTGGTCGGCATCCTGTGCAACAAGTACAAGTCCCAGAACGCCGTGAGGCAGATCCCCACCATATCAGCAA GGACGTACAACGAGATACCAGAGCCAACACCCCCACTCCCAACTCCCAGGGTGTACAATCCGTCCCGTCTCCACCCGCCACCCTTCAGAAAAGTGCCACAAAAGCCGGGAACTAGCAAGTGTGACAATGACGTCATGTCTTCTGACAGTTCTAGCAGCCAATCAATTACCGAGTTACTGGATTCTGCTGAACAGTTAACGAAATCCGAAGAAATCCGAACTGCGAAAAGAAATATCAAACAAATAGCACCACATTTACATATTCTGCCCAGTGGCACAAACAGCAGTGGGAATAATGAAATTCATCCGCCACCCTCAATTCTGCATTTACCCAGATTTACACGACCACGAAGATAG